The following coding sequences lie in one Vicugna pacos chromosome 5, VicPac4, whole genome shotgun sequence genomic window:
- the PDCD1 gene encoding programmed cell death protein 1 isoform X5, translating into MGTPQALWPLVWAVLQLGWRPGWLLDSPSRPWSPLTFSPARLTVPEGANATFTCSFSSKPEHFLLNWYRMSPSNQTDKLAAFPEDRSQPARDRRFRVTPLPNGRDFHMSVIAAQRNDSGVYFCGAIYLPPKTQINESHPAELTVTERVLELSPTERPSSPPRTEGQLQGLVIGITSVLLGVLLLLLLIWVLAAVFLGATRGACTRRSEDSEPREGSTAAPVFTVDYGELDFQWREKTPEPSAPCVPEQTEYATIVFPGRPGSPGHRASADSPQGPGSLRTEDGHCSWPL; encoded by the exons ATGGGGACCCCACAGGCACTGTGGCCACTCGTCTGGGCGGTGCTGCAGCTGGGCTGGCGGCCAGGATGGCTCCTAG ACTCCCCCAGCAGACCCTGGAGCCCCCTCACCTTCTCCCCAGCCCGGCTCACCGTGCCCGAGGGGGCGAACGCCACCTTCACCTGCAGCTTTTCCAGCAAACCTGAGCACTTCCTCCTCAACTGGTATCGCATGAGCCCCAGCAACCAGACGGACAAGCTGGCCGCCTTCCCCGAGGACCGCAGCCAGCCTGCCCGGGACAGACGCTTCCGCGTCACGCCACTGCCCAACGGGCGAGACTTCCACATGAGTGTGATCGCTGCCCAGCGCAACGACAGCGGTGTCTACTTCTGCGGGGCCATCTACCTGCCCCCCAAGACGCAGATCAATGAGAGCCACCCAGCAGAGCTCACAGTGACAG AGAGAGTCCTGGAGCTGAGTCCCACAGAGCgccccagctccccacccaggACTGAAGGCCAGTTACAGGGCCTGGTCATTGGCATCACAAGTGTCCTGCTGggggtcctgctgctgctgctgctgatctgGGTCCTGGCTGCCGTCTTCCTCGGGGCCACTCGAG GGGCCTGCACCCGCAGGAGCGAAGACAGCGAGCCTCGG GAGGGCTCCACTGCCGCCCCGGTGTTCACCGTGGACTACGGGGAGCTGGACTTCCAGTGGCGAGAGAAGACCCCGGAGCCCTCTGCCCCCTGTGTACCTGAACAGACCGAGTACGCCACCATCGTCTTCCCGGGCAGGCCAGGCTCCCCAGGTCACAGGGCATCAGCCGACAGCCCGCAGGGGCCCGGGTCTCTGAGGACAGAGGACGGACACTGCTCTTGGCCCCTCTGA
- the PDCD1 gene encoding programmed cell death protein 1 isoform X1 gives MQGGGAGSLAEALQNLPLRRGCRLQGRGRRGEGGAAPTPPPHCPLLLSLPSDSPSRPWSPLTFSPARLTVPEGANATFTCSFSSKPEHFLLNWYRMSPSNQTDKLAAFPEDRSQPARDRRFRVTPLPNGRDFHMSVIAAQRNDSGVYFCGAIYLPPKTQINESHPAELTVTERVLELSPTERPSSPPRTEGQLQGLVIGITSVLLGVLLLLLLIWVLAAVFLGATRGACTRRSEDSEPRKEGSTAAPVFTVDYGELDFQWREKTPEPSAPCVPEQTEYATIVFPGRPGSPGHRASADSPQGPGSLRTEDGHCSWPL, from the exons ATGcaaggaggaggggcaggctcCCTGGCAGAGGCACTGCAGAACCTTCCTCTCAGAAGGGGTTGCAGGCTGCAGGGacgtgggaggagaggggaggggggagctgCCCCTACACCCCCTCCTCACTGCCCGCTGCTGCTCTCTCTCCCCTCAGACTCCCCCAGCAGACCCTGGAGCCCCCTCACCTTCTCCCCAGCCCGGCTCACCGTGCCCGAGGGGGCGAACGCCACCTTCACCTGCAGCTTTTCCAGCAAACCTGAGCACTTCCTCCTCAACTGGTATCGCATGAGCCCCAGCAACCAGACGGACAAGCTGGCCGCCTTCCCCGAGGACCGCAGCCAGCCTGCCCGGGACAGACGCTTCCGCGTCACGCCACTGCCCAACGGGCGAGACTTCCACATGAGTGTGATCGCTGCCCAGCGCAACGACAGCGGTGTCTACTTCTGCGGGGCCATCTACCTGCCCCCCAAGACGCAGATCAATGAGAGCCACCCAGCAGAGCTCACAGTGACAG AGAGAGTCCTGGAGCTGAGTCCCACAGAGCgccccagctccccacccaggACTGAAGGCCAGTTACAGGGCCTGGTCATTGGCATCACAAGTGTCCTGCTGggggtcctgctgctgctgctgctgatctgGGTCCTGGCTGCCGTCTTCCTCGGGGCCACTCGAG GGGCCTGCACCCGCAGGAGCGAAGACAGCGAGCCTCGG aAGGAGGGCTCCACTGCCGCCCCGGTGTTCACCGTGGACTACGGGGAGCTGGACTTCCAGTGGCGAGAGAAGACCCCGGAGCCCTCTGCCCCCTGTGTACCTGAACAGACCGAGTACGCCACCATCGTCTTCCCGGGCAGGCCAGGCTCCCCAGGTCACAGGGCATCAGCCGACAGCCCGCAGGGGCCCGGGTCTCTGAGGACAGAGGACGGACACTGCTCTTGGCCCCTCTGA
- the PDCD1 gene encoding programmed cell death protein 1 isoform X7, translating to MGTPQALWPLVWAVLQLGWRPGWLLDSPSRPWSPLTFSPARLTVPEGANATFTCSFSSKPEHFLLNWYRMSPSNQTDKLAAFPEDRSQPARDRRFRVTPLPNGRDFHMSVIAAQRNDSGVYFCGAIYLPPKTQINESHPAELTVTGACTRRSEDSEPRKEGSTAAPVFTVDYGELDFQWREKTPEPSAPCVPEQTEYATIVFPGRPGSPGHRASADSPQGPGSLRTEDGHCSWPL from the exons ATGGGGACCCCACAGGCACTGTGGCCACTCGTCTGGGCGGTGCTGCAGCTGGGCTGGCGGCCAGGATGGCTCCTAG ACTCCCCCAGCAGACCCTGGAGCCCCCTCACCTTCTCCCCAGCCCGGCTCACCGTGCCCGAGGGGGCGAACGCCACCTTCACCTGCAGCTTTTCCAGCAAACCTGAGCACTTCCTCCTCAACTGGTATCGCATGAGCCCCAGCAACCAGACGGACAAGCTGGCCGCCTTCCCCGAGGACCGCAGCCAGCCTGCCCGGGACAGACGCTTCCGCGTCACGCCACTGCCCAACGGGCGAGACTTCCACATGAGTGTGATCGCTGCCCAGCGCAACGACAGCGGTGTCTACTTCTGCGGGGCCATCTACCTGCCCCCCAAGACGCAGATCAATGAGAGCCACCCAGCAGAGCTCACAGTGACAG GGGCCTGCACCCGCAGGAGCGAAGACAGCGAGCCTCGG aAGGAGGGCTCCACTGCCGCCCCGGTGTTCACCGTGGACTACGGGGAGCTGGACTTCCAGTGGCGAGAGAAGACCCCGGAGCCCTCTGCCCCCTGTGTACCTGAACAGACCGAGTACGCCACCATCGTCTTCCCGGGCAGGCCAGGCTCCCCAGGTCACAGGGCATCAGCCGACAGCCCGCAGGGGCCCGGGTCTCTGAGGACAGAGGACGGACACTGCTCTTGGCCCCTCTGA
- the PDCD1 gene encoding programmed cell death protein 1 isoform X6 — translation MGTPQALWPLVWAVLQLGWRPGWLLDSPSRPWSPLTFSPARLTVPEGANATFTCSFSSKPEHFLLNWYRMSPSNQTDKLAAFPEDRSQPARDRRFRVTPLPNGRDFHMSVIAAQRNDSGVYFCGAIYLPPKTQINESHPAELTVTGACTRRSEDSEPRVSVVPFAAKLPRRTSLERGATLQKEGSTAAPVFTVDYGELDFQWREKTPEPSAPCVPEQTEYATIVFPGRPGSPGHRASADSPQGPGSLRTEDGHCSWPL, via the exons ATGGGGACCCCACAGGCACTGTGGCCACTCGTCTGGGCGGTGCTGCAGCTGGGCTGGCGGCCAGGATGGCTCCTAG ACTCCCCCAGCAGACCCTGGAGCCCCCTCACCTTCTCCCCAGCCCGGCTCACCGTGCCCGAGGGGGCGAACGCCACCTTCACCTGCAGCTTTTCCAGCAAACCTGAGCACTTCCTCCTCAACTGGTATCGCATGAGCCCCAGCAACCAGACGGACAAGCTGGCCGCCTTCCCCGAGGACCGCAGCCAGCCTGCCCGGGACAGACGCTTCCGCGTCACGCCACTGCCCAACGGGCGAGACTTCCACATGAGTGTGATCGCTGCCCAGCGCAACGACAGCGGTGTCTACTTCTGCGGGGCCATCTACCTGCCCCCCAAGACGCAGATCAATGAGAGCCACCCAGCAGAGCTCACAGTGACAG GGGCCTGCACCCGCAGGAGCGAAGACAGCGAGCCTCGGGTGAGTGTCGTTCCCTTTGCCGCGAAGTTGCCCCGCCGCACCTCGCTGGAGAGGGGGGCCACTCTGCAG aAGGAGGGCTCCACTGCCGCCCCGGTGTTCACCGTGGACTACGGGGAGCTGGACTTCCAGTGGCGAGAGAAGACCCCGGAGCCCTCTGCCCCCTGTGTACCTGAACAGACCGAGTACGCCACCATCGTCTTCCCGGGCAGGCCAGGCTCCCCAGGTCACAGGGCATCAGCCGACAGCCCGCAGGGGCCCGGGTCTCTGAGGACAGAGGACGGACACTGCTCTTGGCCCCTCTGA
- the PDCD1 gene encoding programmed cell death protein 1 isoform X3, translating into MGTPQALWPLVWAVLQLGWRPGWLLDSPSRPWSPLTFSPARLTVPEGANATFTCSFSSKPEHFLLNWYRMSPSNQTDKLAAFPEDRSQPARDRRFRVTPLPNGRDFHMSVIAAQRNDSGVYFCGAIYLPPKTQINESHPAELTVTERVLELSPTERPSSPPRTEGQLQGLVIGITSVLLGVLLLLLLIWVLAAVFLGATRGACTRRSEDSEPRVSVVPFAAKLPRRTSLERGATLQEGSTAAPVFTVDYGELDFQWREKTPEPSAPCVPEQTEYATIVFPGRPGSPGHRASADSPQGPGSLRTEDGHCSWPL; encoded by the exons ATGGGGACCCCACAGGCACTGTGGCCACTCGTCTGGGCGGTGCTGCAGCTGGGCTGGCGGCCAGGATGGCTCCTAG ACTCCCCCAGCAGACCCTGGAGCCCCCTCACCTTCTCCCCAGCCCGGCTCACCGTGCCCGAGGGGGCGAACGCCACCTTCACCTGCAGCTTTTCCAGCAAACCTGAGCACTTCCTCCTCAACTGGTATCGCATGAGCCCCAGCAACCAGACGGACAAGCTGGCCGCCTTCCCCGAGGACCGCAGCCAGCCTGCCCGGGACAGACGCTTCCGCGTCACGCCACTGCCCAACGGGCGAGACTTCCACATGAGTGTGATCGCTGCCCAGCGCAACGACAGCGGTGTCTACTTCTGCGGGGCCATCTACCTGCCCCCCAAGACGCAGATCAATGAGAGCCACCCAGCAGAGCTCACAGTGACAG AGAGAGTCCTGGAGCTGAGTCCCACAGAGCgccccagctccccacccaggACTGAAGGCCAGTTACAGGGCCTGGTCATTGGCATCACAAGTGTCCTGCTGggggtcctgctgctgctgctgctgatctgGGTCCTGGCTGCCGTCTTCCTCGGGGCCACTCGAG GGGCCTGCACCCGCAGGAGCGAAGACAGCGAGCCTCGGGTGAGTGTCGTTCCCTTTGCCGCGAAGTTGCCCCGCCGCACCTCGCTGGAGAGGGGGGCCACTCTGCAG GAGGGCTCCACTGCCGCCCCGGTGTTCACCGTGGACTACGGGGAGCTGGACTTCCAGTGGCGAGAGAAGACCCCGGAGCCCTCTGCCCCCTGTGTACCTGAACAGACCGAGTACGCCACCATCGTCTTCCCGGGCAGGCCAGGCTCCCCAGGTCACAGGGCATCAGCCGACAGCCCGCAGGGGCCCGGGTCTCTGAGGACAGAGGACGGACACTGCTCTTGGCCCCTCTGA
- the PDCD1 gene encoding programmed cell death protein 1 isoform X4, whose product MGTPQALWPLVWAVLQLGWRPGWLLDSPSRPWSPLTFSPARLTVPEGANATFTCSFSSKPEHFLLNWYRMSPSNQTDKLAAFPEDRSQPARDRRFRVTPLPNGRDFHMSVIAAQRNDSGVYFCGAIYLPPKTQINESHPAELTVTERVLELSPTERPSSPPRTEGQLQGLVIGITSVLLGVLLLLLLIWVLAAVFLGATRGACTRRSEDSEPRKEGSTAAPVFTVDYGELDFQWREKTPEPSAPCVPEQTEYATIVFPGRPGSPGHRASADSPQGPGSLRTEDGHCSWPL is encoded by the exons ATGGGGACCCCACAGGCACTGTGGCCACTCGTCTGGGCGGTGCTGCAGCTGGGCTGGCGGCCAGGATGGCTCCTAG ACTCCCCCAGCAGACCCTGGAGCCCCCTCACCTTCTCCCCAGCCCGGCTCACCGTGCCCGAGGGGGCGAACGCCACCTTCACCTGCAGCTTTTCCAGCAAACCTGAGCACTTCCTCCTCAACTGGTATCGCATGAGCCCCAGCAACCAGACGGACAAGCTGGCCGCCTTCCCCGAGGACCGCAGCCAGCCTGCCCGGGACAGACGCTTCCGCGTCACGCCACTGCCCAACGGGCGAGACTTCCACATGAGTGTGATCGCTGCCCAGCGCAACGACAGCGGTGTCTACTTCTGCGGGGCCATCTACCTGCCCCCCAAGACGCAGATCAATGAGAGCCACCCAGCAGAGCTCACAGTGACAG AGAGAGTCCTGGAGCTGAGTCCCACAGAGCgccccagctccccacccaggACTGAAGGCCAGTTACAGGGCCTGGTCATTGGCATCACAAGTGTCCTGCTGggggtcctgctgctgctgctgctgatctgGGTCCTGGCTGCCGTCTTCCTCGGGGCCACTCGAG GGGCCTGCACCCGCAGGAGCGAAGACAGCGAGCCTCGG aAGGAGGGCTCCACTGCCGCCCCGGTGTTCACCGTGGACTACGGGGAGCTGGACTTCCAGTGGCGAGAGAAGACCCCGGAGCCCTCTGCCCCCTGTGTACCTGAACAGACCGAGTACGCCACCATCGTCTTCCCGGGCAGGCCAGGCTCCCCAGGTCACAGGGCATCAGCCGACAGCCCGCAGGGGCCCGGGTCTCTGAGGACAGAGGACGGACACTGCTCTTGGCCCCTCTGA
- the PDCD1 gene encoding programmed cell death protein 1 isoform X2 codes for MGTPQALWPLVWAVLQLGWRPGWLLDSPSRPWSPLTFSPARLTVPEGANATFTCSFSSKPEHFLLNWYRMSPSNQTDKLAAFPEDRSQPARDRRFRVTPLPNGRDFHMSVIAAQRNDSGVYFCGAIYLPPKTQINESHPAELTVTERVLELSPTERPSSPPRTEGQLQGLVIGITSVLLGVLLLLLLIWVLAAVFLGATRGACTRRSEDSEPRVSVVPFAAKLPRRTSLERGATLQKEGSTAAPVFTVDYGELDFQWREKTPEPSAPCVPEQTEYATIVFPGRPGSPGHRASADSPQGPGSLRTEDGHCSWPL; via the exons ATGGGGACCCCACAGGCACTGTGGCCACTCGTCTGGGCGGTGCTGCAGCTGGGCTGGCGGCCAGGATGGCTCCTAG ACTCCCCCAGCAGACCCTGGAGCCCCCTCACCTTCTCCCCAGCCCGGCTCACCGTGCCCGAGGGGGCGAACGCCACCTTCACCTGCAGCTTTTCCAGCAAACCTGAGCACTTCCTCCTCAACTGGTATCGCATGAGCCCCAGCAACCAGACGGACAAGCTGGCCGCCTTCCCCGAGGACCGCAGCCAGCCTGCCCGGGACAGACGCTTCCGCGTCACGCCACTGCCCAACGGGCGAGACTTCCACATGAGTGTGATCGCTGCCCAGCGCAACGACAGCGGTGTCTACTTCTGCGGGGCCATCTACCTGCCCCCCAAGACGCAGATCAATGAGAGCCACCCAGCAGAGCTCACAGTGACAG AGAGAGTCCTGGAGCTGAGTCCCACAGAGCgccccagctccccacccaggACTGAAGGCCAGTTACAGGGCCTGGTCATTGGCATCACAAGTGTCCTGCTGggggtcctgctgctgctgctgctgatctgGGTCCTGGCTGCCGTCTTCCTCGGGGCCACTCGAG GGGCCTGCACCCGCAGGAGCGAAGACAGCGAGCCTCGGGTGAGTGTCGTTCCCTTTGCCGCGAAGTTGCCCCGCCGCACCTCGCTGGAGAGGGGGGCCACTCTGCAG aAGGAGGGCTCCACTGCCGCCCCGGTGTTCACCGTGGACTACGGGGAGCTGGACTTCCAGTGGCGAGAGAAGACCCCGGAGCCCTCTGCCCCCTGTGTACCTGAACAGACCGAGTACGCCACCATCGTCTTCCCGGGCAGGCCAGGCTCCCCAGGTCACAGGGCATCAGCCGACAGCCCGCAGGGGCCCGGGTCTCTGAGGACAGAGGACGGACACTGCTCTTGGCCCCTCTGA